One region of Yersinia bercovieri ATCC 43970 genomic DNA includes:
- the efp gene encoding elongation factor P codes for MASYYSNDFRPGLKIMFEGEPYSVESSEFVKPGKGQAFARVKMRRLLTGGRVEKTFKSTDSLEGADVNDLNLTYLYNDGEFWHFMNNETYEQLQADAKAIGDNGKWLVDQAECIVTLWNGLPIAVTPPNFVELEIVDTDPGLKGDTAGTGGKPATLSTGAVVKVPLFVQVGEIIKVDTRSGEYVSRVK; via the coding sequence ATGGCCAGTTATTATAGCAACGATTTTCGTCCCGGTCTTAAAATCATGTTCGAGGGCGAGCCTTATTCGGTTGAGTCCAGCGAGTTCGTAAAACCAGGCAAAGGCCAGGCTTTTGCACGTGTTAAGATGCGCCGTCTGTTGACTGGCGGGCGTGTTGAAAAGACCTTCAAATCAACAGATTCACTGGAAGGCGCTGACGTTAACGACCTGAACCTGACTTACCTGTACAATGATGGTGAGTTCTGGCACTTCATGAATAACGAGACTTACGAACAGCTGCAAGCTGATGCAAAAGCGATTGGTGATAACGGCAAATGGCTGGTTGATCAGGCTGAATGTATCGTAACTCTGTGGAATGGCCTGCCTATCGCCGTCACTCCACCAAACTTTGTTGAACTCGAAATCGTTGACACTGACCCAGGTCTGAAAGGTGATACTGCCGGTACCGGTGGTAAACCTGCGACACTGAGCACAGGTGCAGTGGTCAAAGTGCCATTATTCGTACAGGTTGGCGAAATCATCAAAGTTGATACCCGCTCTGGCGAATATGTTTCTCGCGTTAAGTAA
- a CDS encoding entericidin A/B family lipoprotein — MVKKSIAIIFSLLIISSLSACNTTKGVGKDVQSAGSAIERSAE; from the coding sequence ATGGTAAAGAAAAGCATCGCGATTATTTTCTCATTGTTGATTATCTCTTCATTGAGTGCCTGTAACACCACGAAGGGTGTGGGTAAAGATGTTCAAAGTGCGGGTAGCGCGATTGAGCGTAGCGCTGAATAA
- the epmB gene encoding EF-P beta-lysylation protein EpmB, producing the protein MASIVTRNMPIREDWLQQLADVITDPDELLRILFLNEHPNLQQGSAARRLFPLRVPRAFVARMQPGDPFDPLLLQVLTAREEFIAAPGFTNDPLDEQRSVVPGLLHKYRNRALLLVKGGCAVNCRYCFRRHFPYQDNQGNKANWHQALDYIRQHPELDEIIFSGGDPLMAKDSELSWLLDELESISHIKRLRIHTRLPVVIPARITAALCQRLSDSRLQVLMVTHINHANEIDQPLRDSMAQLKQAGVTLLNQSVLLRGVNNDAEVLTTLSNALFDAGILPYYIHVLDKVQGAAHFMVDDDEARQLMKGLLSRVSGYLVPRLAREIGGQPSKTPLDLRLMQSE; encoded by the coding sequence ATGGCAAGTATTGTAACCCGAAACATGCCAATTAGAGAAGATTGGTTGCAACAACTCGCCGATGTAATTACCGATCCGGACGAATTGCTAAGAATTCTGTTCTTAAATGAGCACCCTAACCTGCAACAAGGCAGTGCGGCACGTCGTTTATTCCCGCTTAGAGTACCACGGGCGTTTGTCGCACGTATGCAGCCAGGTGATCCATTCGACCCTTTATTACTTCAGGTGCTCACCGCCCGTGAAGAGTTTATCGCGGCCCCCGGTTTTACCAACGATCCGCTTGATGAACAGCGCAGTGTCGTGCCCGGCTTGTTGCATAAGTATCGCAACCGCGCGCTATTACTGGTCAAAGGCGGTTGTGCCGTCAATTGCCGCTACTGTTTCCGCCGCCATTTCCCTTATCAGGATAACCAAGGCAATAAAGCCAATTGGCATCAGGCGCTGGATTATATCCGCCAACATCCTGAGCTGGATGAGATCATCTTTTCGGGCGGCGACCCATTGATGGCTAAAGACAGTGAGTTGAGCTGGTTATTGGATGAACTAGAAAGCATCAGCCACATCAAACGGCTGCGAATCCACACACGTTTGCCGGTCGTGATCCCTGCCCGAATTACTGCGGCTCTGTGCCAGCGGTTGAGTGATTCACGATTGCAGGTGTTGATGGTCACACATATAAACCATGCCAATGAAATCGATCAGCCCTTGCGAGACAGTATGGCACAACTGAAACAGGCGGGTGTGACGCTATTAAACCAGAGCGTGCTGCTGCGCGGCGTCAATAATGATGCAGAGGTACTGACAACATTGAGTAATGCTTTGTTTGATGCAGGGATTTTGCCTTACTACATTCACGTCCTAGATAAAGTGCAAGGTGCTGCTCACTTTATGGTCGATGATGATGAGGCGCGACAATTAATGAAAGGCTTGCTCAGCCGCGTATCCGGTTATTTGGTCCCACGTCTGGCACGAGAGATCGGCGGGCAACCCAGTAAAACACCACTGGACCTGCGATTAATGCAGAGTGAGTAA
- a CDS encoding DUF4156 domain-containing protein yields MRIKVLLGLSAALLLAGCSSTNQLSSAGEQVKFSDTKPGSECQLVGQVTGVQSNWLSGGGGESSSMRGAANDLRNKAAAMGGNVIYGATSPSETFLSSFAPLDSKMVGEVYKCP; encoded by the coding sequence ATGCGGATTAAAGTGTTACTTGGTCTTTCAGCAGCGCTGTTGCTGGCAGGTTGTAGCTCCACTAACCAATTGAGTTCGGCAGGCGAGCAAGTGAAGTTCTCCGATACCAAACCGGGTAGTGAATGTCAGTTGGTCGGTCAGGTGACTGGGGTTCAGAGCAACTGGTTATCAGGTGGCGGCGGTGAAAGCAGCTCTATGCGCGGTGCAGCAAATGACTTGCGTAATAAAGCAGCTGCCATGGGGGGTAACGTGATTTATGGTGCGACCAGCCCGAGCGAAACCTTCTTATCAAGCTTTGCGCCACTAGACAGCAAAATGGTTGGCGAAGTTTATAAGTGCCCTTGA
- the groL gene encoding chaperonin GroEL (60 kDa chaperone family; promotes refolding of misfolded polypeptides especially under stressful conditions; forms two stacked rings of heptamers to form a barrel-shaped 14mer; ends can be capped by GroES; misfolded proteins enter the barrel where they are refolded when GroES binds) translates to MAAKDVKFGNDARIKMLRGVNILADAVKVTLGPKGRNVVLDKSFGSPTITKDGVSVAREIELEDKFENMGAQMVKEVASKANDAAGDGTTTATVLAQSIITEGLKAVAAGMNPMDLKRGIDKAVIAAVEELKKLSVPCSDSKAIAQVGTISANSDSTVGELIAQAMEKVGKEGVITVEEGSGLQDELDVVEGMQFDRGYLSPYFINKPETGSIELESPFILLADKKISNIREMLPVLEAVAKAGKPLLIIAEDVEGEALATLVVNTMRGIVKVAAVKAPGFGDRRKAMLQDIATLTGGTVISEEIGLELEKTTLEDLGQAKRIVINKDTTIIIDGVGDEAAIQGRVTQIRQQIEDATSDYDKEKLQERVAKLAGGVAVIKVGAATEVEMKEKKARVEDALHATRAAVEEGVVAGGGVALIRAASAITASGLKGDNEDQNVGIKVALRAMESPLRQIVVNAGEEASVIANNVKAGSGSYGYNAYSEEYGDMIAMGILDPTKVTRSALQYAASIAGLMITTECMITDLPRDDKGGDMGAGGMGGMGGMGGMM, encoded by the coding sequence ATGGCAGCTAAAGACGTAAAATTCGGTAACGACGCACGCATCAAAATGCTACGCGGCGTAAACATCCTTGCTGATGCAGTGAAAGTGACCCTAGGCCCGAAAGGCCGTAACGTAGTTCTGGATAAGTCTTTCGGCTCTCCAACTATCACCAAAGACGGTGTATCAGTTGCACGTGAGATCGAACTGGAAGACAAGTTCGAGAACATGGGCGCACAGATGGTTAAAGAAGTTGCCTCTAAAGCGAATGACGCGGCGGGTGACGGTACCACTACTGCAACTGTATTGGCTCAATCCATTATCACTGAAGGTCTGAAAGCAGTTGCGGCCGGCATGAACCCAATGGACCTGAAGCGCGGTATCGACAAAGCAGTTATCGCTGCGGTTGAAGAACTGAAAAAACTGTCTGTACCTTGCTCTGATTCTAAAGCTATCGCTCAGGTAGGCACCATCTCTGCGAACTCTGACTCAACCGTGGGTGAGCTGATTGCACAGGCGATGGAAAAAGTAGGTAAAGAAGGTGTTATCACCGTTGAAGAGGGCTCTGGCCTGCAAGATGAACTGGACGTTGTAGAAGGTATGCAGTTCGACCGTGGCTACCTGTCTCCTTACTTCATCAATAAACCAGAAACGGGTTCGATTGAACTTGAAAGCCCATTCATCCTGTTGGCTGACAAGAAAATCTCTAATATCCGTGAAATGCTGCCAGTACTGGAAGCAGTAGCGAAAGCGGGTAAACCACTGCTGATCATTGCAGAAGACGTTGAAGGCGAAGCGTTGGCGACTCTGGTTGTTAACACCATGCGCGGTATCGTGAAAGTGGCTGCTGTTAAAGCACCTGGTTTCGGCGATCGTCGTAAAGCTATGCTGCAAGACATCGCAACTCTGACTGGCGGTACTGTTATCTCTGAAGAGATCGGCCTGGAACTGGAAAAAACCACTCTGGAAGATCTGGGTCAGGCAAAACGTATTGTTATCAACAAAGACACTACCATTATCATTGATGGCGTAGGCGACGAAGCTGCAATTCAGGGCCGTGTTACTCAGATCCGTCAGCAAATTGAAGATGCGACTTCTGACTACGACAAAGAAAAACTGCAAGAGCGTGTTGCTAAACTGGCTGGCGGCGTTGCCGTTATCAAAGTGGGCGCCGCAACTGAAGTTGAAATGAAAGAGAAGAAAGCACGTGTTGAAGATGCTCTGCACGCAACCCGCGCCGCAGTAGAAGAGGGCGTTGTTGCTGGTGGTGGTGTTGCACTGATTCGTGCGGCATCTGCTATCACTGCTTCTGGCCTGAAAGGCGACAACGAAGACCAGAACGTCGGTATCAAAGTTGCTCTGCGCGCGATGGAATCTCCACTGCGTCAGATCGTGGTTAACGCCGGTGAAGAAGCCTCAGTTATCGCGAACAACGTTAAAGCGGGTTCAGGTAGCTACGGTTACAACGCATACAGCGAAGAGTACGGCGACATGATCGCGATGGGTATCTTGGATCCAACTAAAGTGACTCGTTCTGCTCTGCAGTACGCAGCCTCTATTGCTGGCCTGATGATCACCACCGAGTGCATGATCACTGACCTGCCACGTGATGACAAAGGCGGTGATATGGGCGCTGGCGGCATGGGTGGTATGGGCGGCATGGGCGGCATGATGTAA